In Prionailurus viverrinus isolate Anna chromosome D1, UM_Priviv_1.0, whole genome shotgun sequence, the DNA window ACTTCACTCAAAGGCTCTCCCCGACTGTCTCCTCAAGTACATCAGGGTCCCCCATTAGCACCCCTTCAGCCCCTGCCCATAGTCTCACAGCCGTGACTGTGGTCAGGCCTGGCCCTCACCAACCAGCAATACACAACCAAGGAGTAAAGGTGAACGAGAAATGTTTATTGCAGAACTTTGGTCCAAGTTCCCATCAGGGAACTGGCCCCTCTTGGGTTTGGACTGGAGCCCTCTGTCCGGGGCTGCGCAGGTGAGactgggaaggggagaaagagtaCGTCTGGGCCCAGGGTCTCAGAGCTGCGAGATGATGTTGGAGGCCAGGCTGCAGGTGAGGCCTGTACCATCCGGTTCCACATTCAAGGACTTCACTACGCCATCCTCTACCACCATGGAGAACCTGCCAGAAGGAGAGACCGGGCCAACTGCAGCGGcctgggcctggaggctgggaatGGAGCCTGGAGGGGCGGCAGGGGAACCCCACAGGGGGACCCTCCCACTTTTACCTCTTGAGCCGTCGGTTTCCAAAGAGAGACACCAGTGAATCATCTAGTAACAAACCTGTCTCCTAAAAGGGAAGGCAGAGGCAAGACCTAGAAACTTCCAGAACAGAGcaagcaccccccaccccaccccacacacacccagcTGCTCCCCATATTAGCCTCCAAGTTCCTATATCCAAAGCCTGGCAGAGGGATCACCCTCTAGGGTGGGGGTTGCAGGGGTACACTCACCTTCCCAAAGGCCCCTGTGGGGTCAGCCAAGAGCCTAACCTAAGGAGGAAGTAAAGGTCAAAAGAAAAATCCCATCCATACCTGGCCCGtgtcccgccccccgccccccacagcaCCCACACCTCACCTTGCCTCCAGAGTTGTGAGCTCGTCCCCACTCTGCGGTGACAAAGACATCATTAACGCTCAGACAGGCTATCACCTGGACCCCTTTGGCCTTCAGAGCCTCAGCCTGCTCCACAAACCCTGGTAGGTGGGTCTAGCAGGGAGAAACGAAGGGTCAGCCCAGGGATACTTGCCTCGGCTCCTCAACCTCCCCTTGATCTCCAGGCCACCCTCACTTCCCTCTCTGACACCTTTGATCCAACAATGAGAAGCGTGTAAGCCACACTTCCTTCTTGCCTTGGCCACAAGGAAGCTCGGATCCAAACTTAAGTGTTCTGTGGTCACCACGAACTTCCCGTGGACAGGACTATAGTTTATTTACCCCAGTCCCAAGTGTCTTCCGTAGAGCCCCTCACCGGCAAAATCAATAAGAGATGTTGGGTTTGATTACAAAACTCTTTTCTCCTACATTCCTGGCACCATTACTGTTTCCCAGCCTCCCCCGATTTTCTGAAGGCTCTGGTGTCCTTCTTAACCATCATATCACCtgcatactttttttaaaaaaatttttttaatgtttatttttgagagagagagagagagagagaatgggagaggggcagagagagagggagacagaatccgaagcaggctccacgctcggagcaagctgtcagcacagagcctgatgcggggcttgaactcacaaactgcgagatcatgacctgagcccaagtcggacgcttaaccggctgagccacccaggggcccctcacctGCATACTCTTGTGGCAAACTGCCCTAGGACTACGCGGAAGACCTATGAACAACACAAACAACACAGACGTGGGCACAAGACTCCAACTGCGGAGTCCCAGAAGGCAGGTCTCACCTTGGAACAGCCAGGGGTAAAGGCCCCAGGGACTCCAAACAGCACTCCCTTCTTGCCCTTGAACAGCTCTGCCAGGTTCACCTTGTTCCCAGGTTCCCCTTCGAAAACCTCCACCGAAGGGACGGCCTCTCCTACCTAGAGGGAAGGATTTGGTAAGGCGTTAGTCGGTTACCTGGTAAGTTACCAGGGGAGATTGACTAGATGAGGAGGGAAATGGGGGGGTGGATAAGGGAGGCCAAGGGTAGGGCGAGAAACCAGACCTGGCAATTGCTCCTGGTGGAGCGGAGTTGATAGAGTTGGAATGTCCCCACCTGTCCAAGCGTCCAGAGGTCCCTCCctgtgaccctcccctccccacccccacccgccagTTACTCCCAGGTTTCAAGGTGGCCCTATTCCTTTTACCAGCCTGTTGGTGAcaacagaaaaagggagagaaggccTCTCTGGGTGTCGCAAGGGATTGAGTAAACAACCcacttttctgaccataatgaaGTGGGATAaatgggcaggggaggaagggcaAGGGCTCCatttgggggtgaggaggagacCGTGGcaacagggagggagaggacccCGGCCAGGTCTGAGCATCCAGCCCCCAGGAAGAGAAAACGGAGGGCAAAGGAAGGTGAGAAAGTTGCCTgtagggaggggggaggggaggaggggaggagacggGCTTGGGAGGGAAGTATACAATAAAAGGaatctctcggggcacctgggtggctcagttggttaagcgtgggactgatgatttctgctcaggtcacgatctcacggtttgtgagtttgagccccgattCGGGCACCGTGCTAAaagcgtgcagcctgcttagggattcgctctctccctctctctttctctgtctctcccccactctctctttctcagaaacaaataaatgaacgttttttaaaaaggaatctctCAAAAGGGATGGATCGGTCTACCTGGGAGTGTGTGAGGGCTTCATGGAGCCAGAGGAGGCAAGCAAAAGAAGGGCGTGTCAGGGATTGGGAGGAAGAgtaagcaggaggaggaggaggtctcAGAAGAgtgtggaaggggaaggagggggtggtTGCAAGGAGCAGGGGATGGCTCCAGATGAGGGGTGAAAGACTCGGAGAAAAGTGGGAATTAGCCACGGGAGAAGTGGAATGGGAGGAGGCACAATATTGGCTTTCCCAAAAAACACTTGTTTCAAACGATGGGTGAAGAACGATGCCCTGCAATAGAACAAAAACGTACAAGAGGGtacggggttgggggggagggacaTGTATGGGGGTTGAAAGGGGGCCCTGGACAAAGGAGATGGTTCCAGAAGGCGCAGGAGGCCATGGCATTCAATCGCCTGAAAATGGTGGAGACCCGTCACAGGGTGTCGCAGGGTGGAAGTGAAAGGGGGACGGGTGGATATGGGGCATGCACGGGGTCTCGCTGAGGGGATGAGGGAGAACTACGGAAGAGTCCAGCGCGGCGGGCAGCGGTCCGGAGGGCGGGAAAGAGGGTGATTCTCCTCCCGATCACCGGGACGGAGAACACTGGGAAGACGGGCGGGAGGGGAGGTCAGGCAGAGCCCGGCCAGCGGTCACCTTGATTGGGGCCATAGCTGGGGCGGTGCTTCTGAAACCGCAGGCCCCTCCGAGCGTCCACTCCCCTCCTCGTCGCCGATACCCTCCTGCTCTCGCCGCCGCCGATGCAGCCGACCCGATGGCAGTCGCCCGGACGAGAGCCGAGCCCGCCCTGCCACCTAGAAGACGCAGCCCAGCCAGCTGCATGCCCATACCAGAGGCCACAATCGCTCCGCCCCCAGGCCCGAGCCTCGGCAGGAGGCGGGGCCTGGCGCTAAGTGCCCCCGCGGGACCCCGCGAAAGGCGGAGCCTCGGCTTCGCCCGCCCCCGGCGAGCCTCCTCCACCGCGCAGGCGTAGGGGCCCGTGCAGGGGCGGCGCTCCCGAGACGCTACGCTCGGCTTATTTACATTTGGGGCTGGACCACGGGGGCAGCAGCCAAGGGGCGGAGTTTCCGGCGGCCGCGCAACTTATTTGCATACAAGGGTGGGGGTGTCGCTGTTTTGATGTGCCTCGTTTACGGATTCCTGcagtgtttcttttccttaacCGGAATTGAAGGGCGGGAGACGATGGTGTCAGGCGCCCGCGTGGGAGAAAAACATGGCTTATTTTGCATTCAACGAAGACCCCTGCATTGCGGCGGCTTTACATGTGATTTACACTATGCATGATTTGTAGCGAATGGAAACCACTGGGCCTGCGCCGTAGCCATCACCTGCCGAGACGCTTCCGGTAGCAGCGCGTGATTCGACCAAGCTTTTTCAAATACCTCCCCGGCTAGCACGAGAAGCTCCGGCATTCCGTCACTTCCGCTCCTCCAAGCCGTCCAATAGGACAGAGACTGGAGCGGCCCCGGAAGTGATGCCACGGAGTTTCTAGCTTTTTCCGGTTCCGGCCTGGGGAGATTCCGTTTTGGCGACATGAAGCTGCTCACCCACAACCTGCTGAGCTCGCATGTGCGGGGGGTGGGGCCCCGTGGCTTCCCTCTGCGCCTCCAGGTATGGGCCGGGGGCAGTCTCGCGCCCGTGTCCTGGGGGACCAGGATCCGGCCCCGGCCTCACAAAACCCCTCCGCCCCGCAGGCCACCGAGGTCCGCATCAACCCCGTGGAGTTCAACCCCGAGTTCGTGGCGCGTATGATACCCAAGGTGGAGTGGGCGGCGCTTCTGGAGGCGGCGGATACCGTGAGGACCCTTCCCCACGCCCGTGCTCGCCCTGAGTGGGAGGGTGGACGGGGTCGGTCTCACCGCAGGCCAGGTAGCCTGGCAAGGGTCGGCATGCCCAGAGGTGATTTAGGCCTTTGCCCACAGTTGCACCTGGTCGAGGTACCCAAAGAGCCGATTGAAGGGTATGAGCATGACGAGAAGTTTCTGAGGAAGATGCACCACGTGCTGCTGGAGGTGAGAACCTGCCCATCGCCCGTTTCCCCGGCCAGTCAGGCCGATGCTTCAAGTGCTCAGCTCTGTGTCCCGCTTTCCCGCAGGTGGATGTGTTGGAGGGCACCCTGCAGTGCCCAGAGTCTGGACGTCTCTTTCCCATCAGTCGTGGGATCCCCAACATGCTGCTGagcgatgaggaaactgagacttaatcGTGCGAGTCGCTAGTTTTTCATTCTGTAACTGTGGATATCTTAGTTCAAGGTCATGTGTATCCCCAACCCTTGAGCCAGTGATACGCAAAACAGTGTTCTTGAGCtcgatatatttttttttttctcattaaaggTTCAAAACCAAAAGCGGTTTCTCTTTGCagcaaatatacattaaaatagagTCTCTGTACAGCCAAGGGCTCTGGGCCCTGGCTTGCCCTATGTCCCTGCACCTCCCTGGccaaacccaaaaataaatatagtgtTATTGCTCTGCAGGGCATAGAGGCAGTGCTCCCCCTACCCCCTGAGGAGGCCGGGTGGgagctgatgggggggggggggggggaccctggcCACCCCAGGGGTccaggggctggagcctgcttggagttatTGCTTCAAGGGGGGGCAGTAATGCCCAATGCAAATGATGAGGAGAGGAGCGAAGGGGGCAGGGGCCTTTGCTCTCCAAAAACCCCTCTGCTCTGGAGAGAGGGTTGGATTAAGCAGCAGCAAAAGCATCACCCACTGGGAGACTGTGGCCtccactcccttccctccctgagATCGGGCTTCTGCTCCCCCCCACATACGTCCCCTGCAGCCCCCTATGGCTTCCGCAAGGCCCCCTTAACACTCTGGGGGCACGTTATGGCTTGCAAGGGACAGCACTGTGCCCAGAGCCTGGACACACACGTTCCCAGCTTCTAAGACcccctgggaggggggaggggagggcgtaGGGCCTGCTCCCAGGGGCTGATGGTATTGCCCTGGCCCTGCCAGCAGGCTGTGGCTCTGCCcagaccccagctctgcccccttgGGGCTGACCCCATACTGGGCGGGTCCTGCCAGCACCCCCACCCGTGCCCACCCCTTGCCTCAGTCCATCATGGCCTCGAGCATCTCCAAGAAGAGCTTGTGCATGGGCACCTTGCCCTCCAGCTTCACCCCATAGAAATGGGCCAGCACTTTGCCCGCTGTCTGGCGAAGGAGTGGTAATGTGAGCAGCAGCCTGCCTGCCCGCCGCCGCTCGGCACCCCCTCCGGGGCCCGCCCGGCCTGCTTCGTACTCCAGCAGGGCCTCGTGTAGAGCTTCTCGCAGCTGCTCCACGGCCTCGGCATCCTCGATGTGCACAGAGTCTGCAAGGAGAGAGGAGGACGAGGCTGACGTGGGCCAGCTCCAGAAAGGGCACAGCCAACACCTGCTTGGGCACCCTTGGATGGGGCCTGAGAAGCCAGGCACAGGTTCGAGTGGCTGGCTGGGGCACCaactccctgcccctgcccatgAGCCAGGGCCcacgcttccccccccccccccccccccgccccaactatGGCCACCTCTTGTCCTCCCCGCCTTCCCCTCCACTAAATCGTTCACCTTTCCACGTGCGGATGACACTAGAGCTCAAAACCCTACGTGCGGTTCCTGGGCCTGCCCTCGCCTTCTTcgtgactttggacaaatcacCCTTCTCCCCTGAGCCCCAGTTTTCCTGGTCGGCAAGATGAGACCGGGCCACCATCAGAGCTGCAAGCTGGAAGGCCTTAGGGAGACCCCTGTCCCTGCCTACCCCGGACTCACCTGAATTGGCAAGGGCCAGGGCTTTCAGCAGGACATACTCCTCACGCTCCAGCCTCAGGGCCTGTAGTCGCCTCACCAGCTGCAGCAGGGCAGCCCCTAGTTCCCCCAAGCCCGCTGCTCGCGCTCCCTCTTCATCCAGGACCAGGTCCTCGGCGAAGGCCAGCTCATCCTGCAGTGGCAGCGAGCGCTGGGCCACGCCCAACACCAAGACCTCCATCCATACGCTCTGCAGCACTGACATCTGGTCAGACAGGGACAGTGACGAGAAGCCTGGAGGGTGGTGGGAAGCAGACCTGGCTGAGCAAGTTCATCAGAGCCAGGCGTGGCCTGGCCTACACAGGGAAGCCCCACATCGCCTGGCCCCTTTACCTGGGATGCTCTTGGCCCAGCTGATGGTGACCACGATCTCTCGGTCAAAGAGGTCACAGAGGGTAGCCACGGCCGGGAGGTGTCCGTCAGGGCCCGCTGGGTCAGGCATGGCATACAGCTTCTCAGGCTCAACCACCAGCAGATGGGACACCAGTGCATTTACTGGGGCTGCAGTGACAGTTGGAAGAGGCACTCGAATGCATCACCTTGCAGGCCCTTCGGGGTCCAGCATCTTCCCAGAATTCCTTCCCCGATGGCCTTCTGAGGAGCCGCTGGCCAGCCACTCTTGGGACACCTGTCTCCAGGAAGGGCTCTCACTACTTCCCAGGGGAAAGCCAAGTCCACGGCCAAGTTCGGAGTGTGAGAAAAACCTGTCCCTGTGCCCAGCTGTGCGACTCAGGGACTGGTGAGAAAAAGGTATTTTCAAACACACGTCTTCAGGGAAATGGGAACAGACGAAGGGAAAATTGGGGTCCTGGTGCCCAAGATAACTACTGCTCTGGGGGGACTGACACCTAACGGGCCTCTCGTGTCCTGGCCCCACCCCAACCCTAGAGCTCCAAGGACCTCCAGCTCTCACCGGTTTTCCGAGGGCCTCCAGCTCCCGCCAGGGGTCCTGCAGGGAAGGAGCCCGGGAAGGGCAGTGGGTCCACCTCCGGCCGCCGCTTGTATTTCTGCCGCCCTCCCCGCACACGGTCCAGACGCACTCCTTGAATTGCAGGACAGCGTTGTGTCCatgggactgggggggggggtacttgcTCTACAGAGCCCCCCCTGCCCAGTTGAGTCCACCAGAACTTCCCAGGCCttgcccaccccagccccaggcacccGGGCCCCTGCCCAGCGCTCACCCTCCTTGAGCATGCCCACCCGCAGGCACTTGGTGAAGCGACAGGCCTGGCAAGCCTTGCGTCTCCGCTTGGTGATCTCGCATTCGTTGGAGGCCGGACAGCTGTACTCGATGCTCCCTgccagaaagaggcagagctcCAGTGGCGGCCTCCCAGGGCCCAGAAGACAGGAGAGCCCcgactcccctccccacccccgcccccccgggcAAGCGCAGGtctagagagagcaggggtgccGGGAGCGGGGCAGTGAGGggaacgcccccccccccccccgggccccttCCCTGGGCAAGGGAAGCCTGGGACCGGGGGAGCCAGGAGGCTGATCTCCACCCCGAGCTTCTTGTGAAGCTGCATCTCTGGGCCTTCCTGCCCTCAGCTGCTCTCATCTTACTCGGCCTAGAGGAGCATCTAATGCTGCGGATCGTGTCCTGCTCCTACAAACACGAACGCTTTTTGTCTGTGGCCTCTAGAACGCCAcattcctgggggcgcctgggtggctcagtcggctgagcgtccaacttcggctcaggtcatgatctcacggttggtgagttcgagccccgcgtcggggctctgtgctgacagctcagagcctggagcctgcttcggattctgtctccttctctctctgcccctccccgcttgtgctctcgctgtctctcaaaagtaaataaacgtaaaaaaaaaaaaaaaaatttagaacgcCACATTCCTGGTTTCTCTTCCGTTGGAGAACCCCAGGGCTGCCCTTGGACCCTGTCCCCCCTGACTCAGATCCCATAGTGAGCTCACCAGTCGTGCGCCTTCAAATGTCTATCTCCAGACCCGCGTGAACGCTAGATTTCTATTCTACTGCCTCCTCGACATCTTGTACGTCTAGAAGGCGTTGCAAACTTACCCTGTCCTCAAAGGAGCCCCGGACCCACCAGTCCCAACACCCACAGCTCCGTCTGTCCAGGTCCTCGGGCAGAAACCCAGAAGAACATCTCCTCTCACACCCAAACCGAACCGGTCAACAAAGCCGGGGCCAGCTTGACCTCCTCGTAGGTCCAGACGCTGACCCGTTCTGCCCGGGCACCCGCTTCTTATCCTCGACCCCAGTCGACCATCACCTCACCGCACCTCGTGCTGGTCGCCTCCTCTGTCCTTTTCTCCTTCAGCGAGTGTGGCCACGGGTGCCAGAGGCAACCCCGTAAGCTCAAGTCAGATCCCGCCCCAACCTTGCTCAAAACCCTCTAAGTGATTTCCCTTCC includes these proteins:
- the ESRRA gene encoding steroid hormone receptor ERR1 isoform X1 gives rise to the protein MSSQVVGIEPLYIKAEPASPDSPKGSSETETEPPVALAPGPAPTRCLPGHKEEEDGEGAGPGEQGGGKLVLSSLPKRLCLVCGDVASGYHYGVASCEACKAFFKRTIQGSIEYSCPASNECEITKRRRKACQACRFTKCLRVGMLKEGVRLDRVRGGRQKYKRRPEVDPLPFPGSFPAGPLAGAGGPRKTAPVNALVSHLLVVEPEKLYAMPDPAGPDGHLPAVATLCDLFDREIVVTISWAKSIPGFSSLSLSDQMSVLQSVWMEVLVLGVAQRSLPLQDELAFAEDLVLDEEGARAAGLGELGAALLQLVRRLQALRLEREEYVLLKALALANSDSVHIEDAEAVEQLREALHEALLEYEAGRAGPGGGAERRRAGRLLLTLPLLRQTAGKVLAHFYGVKLEGKVPMHKLFLEMLEAMMD
- the PRDX5 gene encoding peroxiredoxin-5, mitochondrial is translated as MGMQLAGLRLLGGRAGSALVRATAIGSAASAAARAGGYRRRGGEWTLGGACGFRSTAPAMAPIKVGEAVPSVEVFEGEPGNKVNLAELFKGKKGVLFGVPGAFTPGCSKTHLPGFVEQAEALKAKGVQVIACLSVNDVFVTAEWGRAHNSGGKVRLLADPTGAFGKETGLLLDDSLVSLFGNRRLKRFSMVVEDGVVKSLNVEPDGTGLTCSLASNIISQL
- the TRMT112 gene encoding multifunctional methyltransferase subunit TRM112-like protein; the encoded protein is MKLLTHNLLSSHVRGVGPRGFPLRLQATEVRINPVEFNPEFVARMIPKVEWAALLEAADTLHLVEVPKEPIEGYEHDEKFLRKMHHVLLEVDVLEGTLQCPESGRLFPISRGIPNMLLSDEETET
- the ESRRA gene encoding steroid hormone receptor ERR1 isoform X2; protein product: MRDHQAETQGLPGLSLHQVPAGVRLDRVRGGRQKYKRRPEVDPLPFPGSFPAGPLAGAGGPRKTAPVNALVSHLLVVEPEKLYAMPDPAGPDGHLPAVATLCDLFDREIVVTISWAKSIPGFSSLSLSDQMSVLQSVWMEVLVLGVAQRSLPLQDELAFAEDLVLDEEGARAAGLGELGAALLQLVRRLQALRLEREEYVLLKALALANSDSVHIEDAEAVEQLREALHEALLEYEAGRAGPGGGAERRRAGRLLLTLPLLRQTAGKVLAHFYGVKLEGKVPMHKLFLEMLEAMMD